The Synergistaceae bacterium genome has a segment encoding these proteins:
- a CDS encoding asparaginase: protein MAGRGKTALVIAGGQIGVKFSEQQDAWQSALAPEEILGWLPADVAEKVFAIDWSRQPSSHYSIRMIADLVQVLAKCVVDGAEGVVVTCGTDALEEMAYLADLYWAYPQPLIFTASKYPPDFTGSDARLNLVQAVRASLSKECWGLGALVCVQEQLFAASEITETANQRKEAFSSPGRGPVAQFVGDRIDLLRQHKRTNALEGAMNPVKGVELLYVTVGAGERLLESLSSQEGDELDGIVIAGLGNGHIPPSWIPRVKKLLKDDVPVVITTRCPHGHTLESPCSFEGSITRLFEMGAIDGGALRPAQARLKLAAGLGAGLEGTDLQRYLVEE from the coding sequence ATGGCAGGTCGAGGAAAGACGGCGCTCGTGATCGCGGGCGGACAGATCGGAGTGAAGTTCAGCGAACAGCAGGATGCGTGGCAGTCCGCGCTCGCACCGGAGGAGATTTTGGGGTGGCTTCCGGCCGATGTAGCCGAGAAGGTGTTCGCAATAGACTGGAGCCGGCAGCCGAGCAGTCACTACAGCATCAGGATGATAGCCGACCTGGTGCAGGTGCTGGCCAAATGCGTGGTCGACGGTGCGGAGGGCGTGGTAGTCACGTGCGGAACCGACGCCCTGGAGGAGATGGCCTACCTCGCCGATCTCTACTGGGCCTACCCTCAGCCGCTGATCTTCACGGCCTCGAAGTACCCCCCCGACTTCACCGGCTCGGACGCGAGACTCAACCTGGTCCAGGCGGTGCGGGCGTCCTTGTCGAAGGAGTGCTGGGGGCTGGGTGCCCTGGTCTGCGTTCAGGAGCAGCTGTTCGCAGCGTCCGAGATAACCGAGACAGCGAACCAGAGAAAGGAGGCCTTCTCCTCGCCCGGAAGGGGGCCTGTCGCGCAGTTCGTCGGCGACAGGATCGACCTCCTCAGGCAGCACAAGAGGACGAATGCGCTGGAGGGCGCCATGAATCCGGTGAAGGGGGTCGAGCTGCTCTATGTTACGGTCGGCGCGGGAGAGAGGCTTCTGGAGTCTCTTTCGTCGCAGGAGGGAGATGAGCTCGACGGAATCGTGATCGCAGGGCTGGGAAACGGTCACATACCTCCGTCATGGATACCGCGGGTGAAAAAACTTCTGAAGGACGATGTCCCGGTGGTAATAACCACCAGGTGTCCGCACGGACACACGCTTGAGTCGCCCTGCTCCTTCGAGGGAAGCATAACACGCCTATTCGAGATGGGAGCGATCGACGGAGGCGCGCTGCGACCGGCCCAGGCGAGGCTTAAGCTGGCTGCGGGGCTTGGAGCGGGGCTTGAGGGTACCGACCTTCAGCGCTACCTAGTCGAGGAATAG
- a CDS encoding DNA-binding protein: MSKLRLEEKLGRKVYRHDLYDLYSPLLTEKQREAWELHEFEDLSLAEVAEKLGISRQGVSDLIGRSRERLDELEGLLGFHSREASLEAEISALRSLLDDPTRLRGERDV; encoded by the coding sequence ATGAGCAAGTTGCGCCTGGAGGAGAAACTGGGCAGAAAAGTGTATAGACACGACCTGTACGACCTGTACTCCCCGCTTCTCACGGAGAAGCAGAGGGAGGCGTGGGAGCTTCACGAGTTCGAGGATCTCTCCCTGGCCGAGGTCGCCGAGAAACTCGGCATCAGCCGCCAGGGCGTATCCGATCTCATCGGGCGAAGCCGCGAGAGGCTCGATGAGCTCGAGGGGCTGCTGGGTTTTCACTCCAGGGAGGCGTCTTTGGAGGCGGAGATTAGCGCCCTTCGCAGCCTGCTGGATGATCCGACGAGACTGAGGGGTGAGAGGGATGTTTGA
- the ffh gene encoding signal recognition particle protein, with translation MFDSLRERFEAIFDRLKGRGKLTAEDVDLALRDVRRSLLEADVDYKVVRALLEAIRERAVGKDVLESITPGQQVATIVYEELAGLMGTEPAPLVISPRPPTVYLMVGLQGGGKTTSTVKLARRLTGAHRPLVVACDLRRPAAVEQLRVLAAQSKIAFYGPEQGEKNVIAVIKGALDYAAGHLNDVILLDTAGRLHADEELMNELTAMKDAAPPTEILLVVDAMTGQEAVKVASAFHEKLNITGVVLSKLDGDARGGAALAIRKATGVPIKFAGVGEGTDALEVFDAKRMAQRILGMGDVVGLAEKIREMAESGDAEKIAGTLKKKFTLEDLLVQFEQIEKMGPLDKVLEMIPGIGRMKGAADEVDSGQLRRMKAIIQSMTPAERKNPAIIKGSRRRRIATGSGTSVQMVNQLLAQYGQMKKLWKQFGKQGKGFKLPKGLFGGGGFRF, from the coding sequence ATGTTTGATTCTCTTCGCGAGCGTTTCGAGGCTATTTTCGACAGGCTCAAAGGGCGAGGCAAGCTCACCGCGGAGGACGTCGACCTCGCCCTGAGGGACGTGCGCCGAAGCCTGCTGGAGGCCGACGTCGACTACAAGGTGGTTAGGGCCCTCCTGGAGGCGATCAGGGAACGAGCGGTGGGGAAGGACGTCCTCGAGTCCATCACCCCGGGTCAGCAAGTCGCAACCATAGTCTATGAGGAGCTGGCCGGGCTCATGGGAACGGAGCCGGCGCCCCTGGTCATCTCACCCAGGCCACCGACGGTCTACCTGATGGTTGGACTTCAGGGCGGCGGAAAGACGACCAGCACAGTGAAGCTTGCCAGGAGGCTGACCGGGGCTCACAGGCCGCTCGTGGTGGCGTGCGATCTCAGGAGGCCTGCTGCGGTGGAGCAGCTCAGGGTGCTCGCCGCCCAGTCCAAGATAGCCTTTTACGGGCCCGAGCAGGGAGAGAAGAACGTCATCGCGGTCATCAAGGGAGCGCTCGATTATGCCGCCGGTCATCTCAACGACGTAATCCTCCTGGACACGGCCGGGCGTCTGCACGCGGACGAGGAGCTCATGAACGAGCTGACCGCCATGAAGGACGCGGCACCTCCCACTGAGATACTGCTTGTCGTCGACGCGATGACGGGCCAGGAGGCGGTCAAGGTCGCCTCCGCCTTCCATGAGAAGCTGAACATCACGGGTGTCGTGCTCTCGAAGCTCGACGGAGATGCCAGGGGCGGCGCCGCCTTGGCCATCAGGAAGGCCACCGGGGTGCCGATAAAATTCGCAGGCGTCGGGGAGGGTACCGATGCCCTCGAGGTCTTCGACGCGAAGAGGATGGCCCAGAGAATTCTCGGAATGGGCGACGTGGTCGGCCTTGCCGAGAAGATCAGAGAGATGGCCGAGTCAGGCGATGCGGAGAAGATCGCCGGGACTCTGAAAAAGAAGTTCACCCTGGAGGATCTCCTGGTCCAGTTCGAGCAGATAGAGAAGATGGGACCACTTGACAAGGTGCTGGAGATGATCCCGGGCATCGGCAGGATGAAGGGGGCCGCGGACGAGGTCGACTCCGGGCAGCTCAGGAGGATGAAGGCGATAATCCAGTCGATGACGCCCGCCGAGCGAAAGAACCCCGCTATCATCAAGGGAAGCCGAAGGCGAAGGATCGCGACCGGCTCGGGGACCTCCGTCCAGATGGTGAACCAGCTTCTGGCCCAGTACGGGCAGATGAAGAAGCTTTGGAAGCAGTTCGGCAAACAGGGCAAGGGCTTCAAACTGCCGAAGGGCCTCTTCGGGGGCGGGGGTTTTCGTTTTTAA
- a CDS encoding YbaK/EbsC family protein — protein sequence MHTDEDRGRPRNEDRDPVMKVREFLEERGHAVRITYSDDTIFTVEDASRVVGAREEEILKSLVLLVDDVPVLALMSGVNKMDVKKVRSEMGARKVRMADPDYVLKWSGFQIGGVPPVGYPEAPQALLDEDLFQHKRVWAAAGTDHSFFPVSPEDLLRLTGGRRCSLKK from the coding sequence ATGCATACTGATGAGGACAGGGGGCGGCCCCGAAACGAGGACCGCGATCCCGTGATGAAAGTGCGAGAATTTTTGGAGGAGAGAGGGCATGCCGTCCGGATAACCTACTCGGACGACACGATATTCACCGTCGAGGATGCGTCCCGGGTGGTAGGCGCCCGGGAGGAGGAGATCCTCAAGAGCCTGGTGCTGCTCGTGGACGACGTGCCGGTCCTTGCGCTCATGTCCGGGGTCAACAAGATGGACGTAAAGAAAGTGCGGAGCGAGATGGGAGCAAGAAAGGTCAGGATGGCAGACCCGGACTACGTGCTGAAGTGGTCGGGGTTTCAGATTGGAGGCGTCCCGCCCGTCGGCTACCCCGAGGCCCCGCAGGCCCTCCTCGACGAGGACCTGTTTCAGCACAAGAGGGTCTGGGCTGCGGCAGGAACGGATCACTCCTTTTTTCCCGTCTCCCCGGAGGATCTGCTGCGGTTGACGGGGGGAAGAAGGTGTTCCTTGAAGAAGTAG
- the rimM gene encoding 16S rRNA processing protein RimM, producing MSRVRIGRIIGTHGLKGVLKIFPLTDYPDRFTSMNRVSIYGEAGGFLRELTVESARFSEGRKTVLLQAVEIRRIEDAAPLKGAFIEVPLEERVPLEEGEYWLDDLKGMTAVRHEDGEILGKVVDVLRPGGADLYVIRDESGVDRYIPAVRQFIAEVDLEKSLMRISLIEGLWE from the coding sequence ATGAGTAGGGTCCGCATAGGCCGGATCATTGGAACCCACGGTCTGAAGGGGGTGTTGAAGATATTCCCCTTGACTGATTATCCCGACAGGTTCACCTCCATGAATCGGGTCTCGATCTACGGCGAGGCCGGCGGCTTTCTCCGCGAGTTGACGGTCGAGTCGGCTCGTTTCTCGGAGGGACGGAAGACCGTGCTCCTCCAGGCCGTGGAGATCCGCAGGATCGAGGACGCGGCACCTCTCAAGGGGGCCTTCATAGAAGTGCCCCTGGAGGAGAGGGTTCCCCTTGAGGAAGGGGAGTACTGGCTCGACGATCTCAAGGGGATGACTGCCGTGAGGCACGAGGACGGAGAGATCCTGGGCAAGGTTGTGGACGTCCTCAGGCCCGGAGGCGCGGACCTGTACGTAATCCGCGACGAATCGGGCGTGGATCGCTATATTCCGGCGGTAAGGCAGTTCATAGCCGAGGTGGATCTTGAAAAGAGCCTGATGCGCATCTCTCTCATCGAGGGGCTGTGGGAGTAG
- a CDS encoding MurR/RpiR family transcriptional regulator: protein MNSAKLQALLRNNIESLPNKARRVVEYLLANTREAAFLSIGEVAEKLDVSKAQLVRVARLVGFDGYASLRQALKDSVLEQINPAARHSRAMKLGKGTPEEILKLEHANLDDTWKQLRPEKIVSFCEQAEKARMVYCMGWGISSIIAESLFTRFVELGIRSVLMKRGSLALIEQARAVTAGDLVIVCELPSYVIEVTKSVERAASSGASIITITDSPAAPVCRHSTLSFYVSDTTPTFGSSLVAPIFLVHILTSALASSLGESGRDALQDQKMGLYDEQIYHPAFGLRY from the coding sequence ATGAACAGCGCAAAACTACAGGCTCTGCTTCGCAACAATATCGAGTCCCTGCCCAACAAGGCGCGCAGGGTGGTGGAATACCTCCTGGCGAACACCAGGGAGGCGGCCTTCCTGTCGATAGGCGAAGTGGCCGAGAAGCTCGACGTGTCCAAGGCCCAGCTGGTGAGAGTGGCTCGCCTGGTGGGCTTTGACGGCTATGCCTCCTTGAGGCAGGCGCTCAAGGACAGCGTGCTGGAACAGATTAACCCCGCCGCTCGTCACAGTCGGGCGATGAAGCTCGGGAAGGGGACACCGGAGGAGATCCTGAAGCTGGAACACGCCAATCTGGACGACACCTGGAAGCAGCTTCGCCCCGAGAAGATCGTCTCCTTCTGCGAGCAGGCCGAGAAGGCGCGGATGGTGTACTGCATGGGCTGGGGGATCTCCTCGATAATCGCCGAGTCCCTCTTCACGAGATTCGTGGAATTGGGCATACGAAGCGTCCTGATGAAGAGGGGATCGCTGGCGTTGATCGAACAGGCCCGGGCAGTGACTGCGGGCGACCTGGTGATCGTCTGCGAGCTGCCGAGCTACGTCATAGAGGTCACGAAGTCGGTAGAGAGGGCGGCGTCAAGCGGCGCCTCGATAATCACGATCACGGACAGCCCGGCCGCCCCCGTATGCCGCCACTCGACCCTTTCATTCTACGTCAGCGATACCACCCCCACCTTCGGAAGCAGCCTGGTGGCCCCCATCTTCCTCGTTCATATTCTCACGTCGGCACTTGCGTCCAGCCTGGGGGAGTCGGGCCGGGACGCGCTGCAGGACCAGAAGATGGGCCTGTACGACGAACAGATCTACCACCCTGCGTTCGGACTGCGCTATTAA
- the rpsP gene encoding 30S ribosomal protein S16, with protein MAVRIRLARHGRKKAPFYRLVVADSRSPRDGRYIEQLGTYDPMKDPAAIKVDEDRAMHWLTVGATPSDTARSILRKAGVWEKFEAGKKKVE; from the coding sequence ATGGCGGTACGTATTCGACTCGCCCGACACGGGCGGAAGAAGGCCCCCTTTTATCGATTGGTGGTGGCCGACTCCCGCTCGCCCAGGGACGGTCGTTACATCGAGCAGCTGGGGACCTACGATCCCATGAAGGATCCTGCGGCGATCAAGGTCGACGAGGACAGGGCCATGCACTGGCTGACAGTGGGGGCGACGCCCTCCGACACGGCCAGGAGCATACTGAGAAAAGCCGGCGTTTGGGAGAAATTCGAGGCCGGCAAGAAGAAGGTGGAATAG
- a CDS encoding helix-turn-helix transcriptional regulator, producing MTLGTRIRTLRKSLGLTQQGLADKTKVSRIYIQALESGRRTPSMKLLARLAESLEVEMQDLVKSLSSSSSGRVHLEEVFQAPPTTEIWYRRKKLEPRELRFVQSLVDAAVSRWEEEDAEKDQ from the coding sequence ATGACTCTTGGAACGAGGATAAGGACGCTCCGCAAGTCTTTGGGGCTCACTCAACAGGGGCTCGCCGACAAGACCAAGGTGAGCAGGATCTACATCCAAGCGCTCGAGAGCGGAAGAAGAACGCCGTCGATGAAGCTTCTTGCGCGCCTTGCGGAATCCCTGGAGGTGGAGATGCAGGACCTCGTCAAAAGCCTGTCTTCGTCCAGCTCCGGCAGAGTGCACCTGGAAGAGGTCTTCCAGGCGCCCCCCACCACCGAGATCTGGTACAGGCGCAAAAAGCTCGAGCCGAGAGAGCTCCGCTTCGTTCAGAGTTTGGTCGACGCCGCTGTCTCCCGATGGGAGGAAGAGGACGCCGAAAAAGATCAGTAG
- a CDS encoding ImmA/IrrE family metallo-endopeptidase, producing MSYRAVRTDIEFDFPKAPDFLPDWAIREGGEWAGLDEFSILVKAEYRTGKTLELEYRPLPAEAWGVHVVRGRRGLILVNNLLPPFWRRFALFHELYHLLEHNGGEEAWTRTATPMSSFEHQADLFAWGAMSREWVGCWDHESP from the coding sequence ATGAGCTACAGAGCCGTGAGGACGGACATCGAGTTCGACTTCCCGAAAGCCCCCGATTTCCTGCCTGACTGGGCGATCCGCGAGGGAGGCGAGTGGGCCGGACTGGACGAGTTCTCGATACTTGTCAAGGCCGAGTATCGCACGGGGAAGACCCTGGAGCTGGAGTACCGGCCTCTTCCCGCGGAAGCGTGGGGGGTTCACGTGGTGCGCGGACGCAGGGGTCTCATCCTGGTCAACAATCTTCTGCCCCCCTTTTGGAGGCGTTTCGCTCTCTTTCACGAGCTCTACCACCTGCTGGAGCACAATGGGGGCGAAGAGGCCTGGACCCGCACCGCCACGCCAATGTCAAGCTTCGAACACCAGGCCGACCTCTTCGCCTGGGGCGCCATGAGCAGGGAGTGGGTCGGCTGCTGGGATCATGAATCTCCATGA
- a CDS encoding KH domain-containing protein, whose translation MPDYRELVEYIVRRLVLQPEEVSVTENIDDRGVAAITIRVATSDIGRVIGKKGATINAIRLVAKAAAVKVNDRVDVDIVEDE comes from the coding sequence ATGCCGGACTACAGAGAACTGGTTGAATATATCGTCAGGCGCCTGGTGCTGCAGCCCGAGGAGGTCAGCGTGACCGAGAACATCGACGACAGGGGCGTCGCAGCGATAACGATACGAGTCGCCACGAGCGACATAGGCAGGGTCATCGGAAAGAAGGGCGCGACCATCAATGCGATCAGGCTTGTCGCAAAGGCCGCGGCCGTCAAGGTCAACGACAGGGTCGACGTGGATATCGTAGAGGATGAGTAG
- a CDS encoding metal-dependent hydrolase, protein MAKLRFLGHSAFEVTGERASILIDPFITGNPAAAVKSEDIADVDYILVTHGHGDHLGDAEPLALRTGATVIANHEICTYLEGRGVKCHSMHIGGSYAFPFGRVKMTPALHGSDIETEDGLLPGGNPCGFLLEVDGETIYHAGDTGLTMDMQLLSSENVKVALLPIGGNYTMDVNDAAKAVDFIRPEIVVPMHYDTFPVIAADPSEFIKAVAGKAEVRVIKPGETLTL, encoded by the coding sequence ATGGCGAAACTGCGTTTTCTAGGGCACTCCGCCTTCGAGGTGACGGGAGAGAGGGCCTCGATCCTGATCGACCCGTTCATCACGGGCAATCCTGCCGCGGCCGTCAAGAGCGAGGACATAGCCGACGTCGATTACATCCTGGTGACCCACGGACACGGAGACCACCTGGGCGATGCCGAGCCGCTGGCCCTCAGGACGGGCGCGACGGTGATCGCCAATCACGAGATCTGCACCTACCTGGAGGGCAGGGGTGTTAAGTGTCATTCCATGCACATCGGCGGATCGTATGCTTTTCCCTTCGGAAGGGTAAAGATGACGCCCGCTCTCCACGGGTCGGATATCGAGACGGAGGACGGACTCCTCCCGGGTGGCAATCCATGCGGATTCCTGTTAGAGGTCGACGGGGAGACCATCTACCATGCGGGCGACACGGGGCTCACGATGGACATGCAGCTCCTCTCCTCGGAGAACGTCAAGGTAGCGCTTCTGCCGATAGGCGGCAACTACACGATGGACGTCAACGATGCCGCGAAGGCCGTGGATTTCATTCGCCCCGAGATAGTGGTGCCGATGCACTACGACACGTTCCCGGTGATAGCGGCGGACCCGAGCGAGTTCATAAAGGCGGTAGCGGGCAAGGCGGAGGTCCGGGTGATCAAACCGGGTGAGACTCTGACCCTCTAG
- a CDS encoding LysR family transcriptional regulator: MDFRELQSLVEVMEKGSISGAAASLGISQPAVSKHIAKLEREMGVKLFARSQRCSVLTEEGEILYKFARKILSQLFDIKRSFSDLSEDVSGTVRISASSIPGGYILPALLVEFRRSFPNIEVEVNISDSREAVEKLVIKESDLSITGQPRHASGYTSIPFASDELVLLVSSQHPFAGREYVVLHDLEGMNLVGRVIGSSTSRIWEDAFKARTGESKHVNLKFGHVSAVVEAVKSGGDGAVVSRLAVAHNGGLVTIPFRPALDRVFYLTHASIATKAVETLLGFLRQNKPLVDE, encoded by the coding sequence TTGGATTTTCGCGAGCTTCAGAGCCTGGTGGAGGTGATGGAAAAGGGCAGCATCTCAGGTGCCGCCGCCTCGCTCGGGATATCGCAACCGGCCGTCAGCAAGCACATAGCCAAGCTTGAAAGAGAGATGGGCGTGAAGCTGTTTGCAAGAAGCCAGAGGTGCTCTGTCCTAACGGAGGAGGGGGAGATCCTTTACAAGTTCGCCAGGAAGATTCTGTCCCAGCTCTTCGACATAAAGCGCAGTTTCTCCGACCTGTCCGAGGACGTCTCCGGAACGGTCAGGATCAGCGCAAGCTCCATACCAGGCGGTTATATCCTGCCCGCCCTGCTGGTCGAATTCCGGCGGTCCTTCCCCAACATAGAGGTGGAAGTCAACATATCCGACTCGCGCGAGGCGGTGGAGAAGCTGGTAATCAAGGAGTCGGACCTATCTATAACGGGACAGCCCCGCCACGCCTCGGGATATACCTCCATCCCCTTCGCAAGCGACGAGCTCGTGCTGCTCGTGTCGTCGCAACATCCTTTTGCCGGCAGGGAATATGTCGTTTTACACGACCTCGAGGGGATGAACCTCGTCGGAAGGGTGATCGGATCCTCCACGTCCCGCATCTGGGAGGATGCCTTCAAGGCCCGCACCGGCGAGAGCAAACACGTTAATCTGAAATTCGGGCATGTAAGCGCCGTAGTCGAAGCCGTTAAAAGCGGCGGAGATGGCGCGGTCGTGTCCCGGTTGGCCGTGGCGCATAACGGGGGACTGGTGACGATACCGTTCAGACCCGCGCTCGACAGGGTCTTTTACCTCACTCACGCTTCGATTGCGACTAAGGCCGTTGAAACGCTGCTGGGGTTTCTGCGGCAGAATAAACCTTTAGTCGATGAATAG
- the trmD gene encoding tRNA (guanosine(37)-N1)-methyltransferase TrmD: MHVTIITAFPNFFERFLETGVIGKAIDKGLLRVSLTDLRDFGLGNYRQMDDYTFGGGGGMVLLPEVLESALHSARAPFEGKGYVVCPSPQGDLLSQEVVETLAAQEHVVIVCGRYEGIDERFIAKHVHREISLGDFVLTGGEIPAMAMVDAVARLVPGVVGRESSVEEDSFYRGMLDHSHFTRPSEWSGMETPSVLLSGDAAEIERWRRDDAAERTILRRPDLVARANIRPYLPAGVYVALVHHPVLDRRGERSTTAVTGLDLSDIARSCRTYGVDRFFVVTPLASQRELVQTMRRHWTEGGGAAVSPERSEAMRLIKTVSSVERALEWVTKREKLAPTLIGTSAKDTPGSFHWLEAKRRVLREGRPVLFIFGTGSGLHEEVLSLCTICLSPLSGGMDGFNHLSVRTAAGTVLDRFFGWR, encoded by the coding sequence GTGCATGTAACAATAATCACGGCATTTCCGAATTTTTTCGAGAGGTTTCTGGAGACAGGCGTGATAGGCAAGGCCATCGACAAGGGCCTTCTGCGCGTGAGCCTTACGGACCTTAGAGACTTCGGCCTGGGCAACTACAGGCAGATGGACGACTACACCTTCGGAGGCGGAGGTGGAATGGTCCTGCTGCCCGAAGTGCTGGAGAGCGCGCTGCACTCAGCCCGGGCACCCTTCGAGGGGAAAGGGTACGTGGTGTGCCCCTCGCCACAGGGGGACCTGCTGTCCCAGGAGGTCGTGGAGACTTTGGCGGCGCAGGAGCATGTCGTGATCGTATGCGGCAGGTACGAGGGGATCGACGAGCGTTTCATCGCCAAGCATGTCCACAGGGAAATCTCGCTCGGGGACTTCGTCCTTACGGGAGGAGAGATCCCCGCAATGGCGATGGTCGACGCAGTGGCCAGGCTCGTTCCCGGAGTCGTCGGGCGCGAGTCGTCCGTCGAGGAGGACTCCTTCTACCGAGGAATGCTCGACCACTCTCATTTCACCCGCCCCTCCGAATGGAGCGGGATGGAGACGCCCTCTGTGCTCCTGTCAGGGGATGCAGCGGAGATTGAAAGGTGGAGAAGGGACGATGCCGCAGAACGCACAATCTTGCGCAGGCCCGATCTGGTAGCACGGGCCAATATCAGGCCCTATCTCCCGGCGGGTGTGTACGTGGCCCTGGTGCACCATCCGGTGCTCGACCGCCGGGGAGAGAGGAGCACTACCGCCGTGACCGGGCTGGACCTTTCCGATATAGCGAGGTCGTGCAGGACCTACGGTGTGGATCGGTTTTTCGTGGTCACCCCGCTCGCCAGCCAGAGGGAGCTCGTGCAGACGATGCGCCGCCACTGGACGGAGGGAGGCGGGGCGGCCGTCAGCCCGGAGAGGAGCGAGGCGATGAGGCTGATAAAGACCGTGTCCTCGGTGGAGAGAGCACTGGAGTGGGTGACTAAAAGAGAGAAGCTGGCACCGACCCTTATCGGCACAAGTGCAAAAGATACTCCCGGCTCGTTTCACTGGCTTGAGGCCAAGAGGCGGGTGCTGAGGGAGGGCAGACCGGTTCTTTTCATCTTCGGCACAGGCTCCGGACTTCACGAGGAGGTCCTGTCTCTCTGCACGATATGCCTCTCGCCCCTGTCCGGAGGTATGGACGGCTTCAACCATCTCTCCGTCAGGACCGCCGCAGGGACTGTCTTGGACCGTTTCTTCGGATGGCGATGA
- a CDS encoding lactate utilization protein, which yields MTGPFDKARREHRDRLGRTLAARFEKRGFRAAYVPTREEALQEVLAIIPEGASVGVPGSVTIREIGAMEALAERGCEVIHHWDPSLSPEERRDALQRELLADYYLTSSNAITLDGMFVNIDGNGNRVSGMAWGKNVLIFVVGLNKVANSLDDAIARTRNIATPPNALRLNLQTPCVSTGACVDCDSPDRVCNALLVLERATGGRTSHVVLVGEDLGF from the coding sequence ATGACAGGTCCGTTCGACAAAGCGAGGCGGGAACACAGGGACCGACTGGGCAGAACCCTGGCCGCCAGGTTCGAGAAGAGGGGATTCCGTGCGGCTTATGTCCCGACCAGGGAGGAGGCCCTTCAGGAGGTCCTCGCGATCATCCCGGAGGGAGCGTCTGTCGGGGTTCCCGGCAGCGTCACCATAAGGGAGATAGGCGCCATGGAGGCGCTCGCTGAGAGAGGGTGCGAGGTCATACACCACTGGGACCCCTCGCTCTCCCCGGAGGAGAGGCGGGACGCGCTTCAACGCGAGCTGCTTGCCGACTACTACCTGACGAGCTCCAACGCGATAACCCTGGACGGAATGTTCGTCAACATCGACGGCAACGGGAACAGGGTCAGCGGCATGGCATGGGGAAAGAACGTCCTGATCTTCGTGGTGGGGCTCAACAAGGTGGCGAACAGCCTTGACGACGCGATCGCGAGGACCCGTAACATTGCGACCCCGCCGAACGCGCTTCGACTGAACCTGCAGACTCCCTGCGTGAGCACGGGTGCCTGCGTGGACTGTGACTCCCCCGACAGGGTCTGCAACGCCCTCCTCGTGCTCGAGAGGGCCACCGGAGGCAGGACCTCGCACGTCGTCCTGGTAGGCGAAGACCTCGGCTTCTGA
- a CDS encoding radical SAM protein — translation MSARSLPPHPFFLPMVSCPRRCVYCDQSGITGISEAPSPAEVESVLADLVEPREVCFFGGSFTCFSEDLRKAYMDSVKAAPEGSVFRLSTHPLCISGTILDELSHRPVSMVEIGVSSLDDSVLAACNRGYTGEHALSVMVAILERGLPLGVQLMIGLPGQSPGSELGDLERIASLRKEEASPGITLRLYPCLVLEGTRLALMTKRGEYEPLSLEEAVSRAGEVLYKARRLGLAVQRVGLHETESLSRSVIAGPHHPAFGEMAGSVALVKTLLETSPEGPWKVDERRMSFLLGHGRFGLRLLSRSTGIPLPRLRERIIFCKAL, via the coding sequence ATGAGTGCCCGTTCCCTTCCACCCCACCCCTTCTTTCTTCCGATGGTCTCGTGCCCGCGCCGTTGCGTCTACTGCGATCAGAGCGGGATAACGGGAATCTCCGAGGCACCTTCGCCTGCCGAGGTCGAGAGCGTCTTGGCAGACCTCGTCGAACCTCGTGAGGTCTGTTTTTTCGGTGGCAGCTTCACCTGCTTCTCCGAGGATCTGCGCAAGGCCTACATGGACTCGGTGAAAGCGGCCCCTGAGGGGAGCGTCTTTCGCCTCTCCACCCACCCTCTCTGCATATCCGGGACCATCCTCGACGAACTCTCCCATCGACCGGTCTCGATGGTCGAGATCGGTGTCTCCTCGCTCGACGACTCCGTCCTGGCCGCCTGCAACAGGGGGTACACAGGAGAACACGCCCTGTCCGTCATGGTGGCGATCCTCGAGAGGGGACTGCCTCTTGGAGTCCAGCTTATGATCGGCCTTCCAGGGCAGAGCCCAGGAAGCGAGCTGGGCGACCTTGAGCGGATCGCCTCTTTGCGCAAGGAGGAGGCATCTCCCGGCATCACGCTTAGGCTCTATCCATGCCTGGTCCTTGAAGGGACTCGCCTTGCCCTGATGACGAAACGGGGCGAATACGAGCCGCTTTCGCTCGAGGAGGCCGTTTCACGCGCAGGAGAGGTCCTGTACAAGGCCCGCAGACTCGGGCTTGCTGTCCAGAGAGTTGGTCTGCACGAGACGGAGAGCCTGTCGAGGAGCGTGATCGCAGGGCCGCACCACCCAGCCTTCGGGGAGATGGCCGGTTCGGTCGCCCTGGTGAAGACCCTGCTCGAAACCTCGCCCGAAGGCCCCTGGAAGGTGGATGAAAGGAGGATGTCCTTCCTGCTTGGTCACGGGAGATTTGGACTTCGGCTCCTGTCGCGGTCCACCGGGATACCCTTGCCCCGACTAAGGGAAAGGATCATCTTCTGCAAGGCGCTATGA